In one Silene latifolia isolate original U9 population chromosome 10, ASM4854445v1, whole genome shotgun sequence genomic region, the following are encoded:
- the LOC141607228 gene encoding uncharacterized protein LOC141607228 yields MTNGEGPSSKIDASSPYYLGPQDRPGDSITPIRLTLNNFDDWVHDVSVALKSRRKFVFVNGTINEPKPPCTADDWETTHAMLVSWLSHTISPEVRALLPKYKDAKRLWDDLHDRFGVVDGSRIQQIKAALRD; encoded by the coding sequence ATGACCAACGGCGAGGGTCCGAGTTCTAAAATCGATGCCTCTTCCCCATACTATCTCGGTCCCCAAGACCGACCTGGTGATTCCATTACTCCAATTCGACTTACCCTAAATAACTTTGATGATTGGGTACACGACGTGAGTGTAGCCCTCAAGTCTCGTCGAAAGTTCGTCTTCGTTAATGGTACCATTAACGAACCCAAGCCCCCATGTACGGCGGATGATTGGGAAACTACTCACGCCATGCTTGTATCGTGGCTGTCTCATACTATTTCTCCTGAGGTACGTGCTCTACTTCCGAAATACAAAGACGCCAAACGCTTATGGGACGATCTCCATGACCGCTTTGGTGTCGTTGATGGGTCTCGCATCCAGCAAATAAAGGCTGCCCTTCGTGACTGA